From the genome of Anaerolineae bacterium:
AGAGCGGAGAGGGCGGGATTCGAACCCGCGAGGCTGTTACACCTACACGATTTCCAATCGTGCGCACTAGACCGGACTATGCGACCTCTCCAAACATAACGGGCAAAATTTACTGGCGGGGAGGGTGGGATTCGAACCCACGGTGGACACAAGGCCCACAACGGTTTTCGAGACCGCCCCATTCGACCGCTCTGGCACCTCCCCAGCACCAATTAAAACGCGATGATGAACGCCGTGAAGCGCAGGAAATTATAGCATGCTGGCCGGGAAGCGGCAAAAGTTTAACCCGATCAGCCGGGGTTCAACAGCTTACCGTTTCTCCAACGGCGCAAAACTGGCCGCCAATTTTTTGATACCCTGCTGGGGAAAAGCCACCTGCACGTACTCTTCGCTGCCTTCCATTTCAACTCCAATCACCGTTCCCTCGCCAAATTTCTGGTGGTAAACTTGGTCTCCCGCTTTGTAACTGGCCGCCTTAGGCGAAGCGTCAACCTCGCCGCTCTGACCCCAGCGAGTACTGACCGGTGAAACCGCCGGTTGGCTGGCCGCCAAACCTGTTCTGGCCGAGCCGGAGCGAGATCGCCGCGAATTATCATCCACCAACTCAGCCGGGATGTCGGCCAAAAAGCTGGAAGGAATGGTCAACTCTTCAAACCCGTAACTGGCCCGGCGAAAGGCCCGCGTGAGATAGAGCTGGTCTTTGGCCCGGGTCATGCCCACGTAGGTCAGCCGGCGTTCCTCCTCCATCTGTTCCACATCATTAAAACTACGGCTGTGGGGGCACAGGCCCTCTTCCATCCCAATGATGAAGACCACCGGAAACTCCAGGCCCTTGGCCGTGTGCAGGGTGAGCATGGCCGTGGCCGCGCCTTCTTCAACCAGAGCGTCCACATCGGATACCAGGGCCACGCGCTCCAAAAATTCGGCCAGGGCCTCGTCGCCGGCCGCGCCGGCAAATTCTTCGGCCACCCGACGCAGCTCTTGCAAGTTCTCCCAACGCTCTTCACCCTCCGGGGTGTGGTCATTAACAAAGTTTTTATAGCCGGTGCGGGCCAGGGTAAGGTCAAACAATTCCGGCAGGGTCAGTTTCTTTTTGGCGCTGATGAGCAGATTCATCAATTGGCCAAAAGCCACCAGCGATTTACGCGCCCTGCTTTTGAAAGGAGCGGCGGTAAGGTCGGCCCCAGGATTGGCCTCGTCGGCTTCAGCCTGGCCGACCTCTTCATCGGCCACCACTTGCTGAATGGCCTGCCAGGGCGTAGTCCCTAACTGAAAGGCCCACTGTTCCAGGTCGCCGATTGTTTTTTGGCCAATGGCCCGTGGCGGCACATTGATCACCCGGCCCAGGCTCACGCTGTCTTCGGGGTTGTGCACCAGGCGCAGGTAAGCCAGAGCATCCTTGATCTCCTTGCGGTCGTAAAAACGGGTGCCGCGCACCAACAGGTAGGGCATGCCCCGGCCAATAAAAGTTTCTTCCAAAATACGGCTTTGGGCGTTGATGCGATACATCACCGCCACGTCACCCGGCGAAATTCTCTCGGTTGATTGCAACCGCAGAATTTCATCCGCCACAAAGCGGGCCTCTTCCCACTCGTTGTAGGCTTCTACAATACGAATTTGGGGGCCTCGCCCGCGTTCGGTGAACAACTCGTTTTCAATACGATGTTGGTTTTGGCGGATCACGTGTTGGGCCGCCGTTAAAATGGTTTCCGTGGAACGATAATTTTGCGACAGGCGGATCAGCTTGTGATCGGGGTAATCCTCGCGGAAGCGCAACACGTTGCGATAATCGGCCCCGCGCCAGGAGTAGATGCTTTGATCCAGATCGCCCACCACAAAAATGTTGCGATGCGCCGCAGCCAGCATTTTGGTCAGTTCATACTGCACCATGTTGGTGTCCTGGAATTCGTCAACCAGAACGTGCAAGTATTTTTGCTGGTACTTTTCCAGCACGCGCTCGTGCCGCCGGAAAAGCCGGTGCGTCACCAAGAGCAGGTCGTCAAAATCCAGGGCGTTATTTTCCACCAGAATTTGCTGGTAGCGTTCGTAAACGCGAGCCATGATCTCTTCTTGGTAGGTGCGGGCGGAGAACTGCTCCGGCGAGATCAATTCGTTTTTGGATTTGGAAATGGTGTAGTGGATGGGATTGGGTTTCCACTGTTTCTCATCCAGGTCCAACTCGCGCAAGGCCCGTTTGACCACCGCCAGTTGGTCGTTACTGTCAAAAATAACAAAATTGCGGTCGTACTGCCCCAACACCTCCACTTCCTGCCGCAGCCAGCGGGCGCAAAGGGCATGAAACGTGCCCACGCTCAAACGACTGACCTGGGGCGCGGACAACATTTCTTCCAACCGGCTGCGCATTTCGCGGGCGGCCTTATTGGTGAAGGTAACGGCCACAATCTGCCAGGGAGCCACGTGGCCGGCCCGGATCAAATAAGCAATGCGATGAGTGAGCGCCCGCGTTTTACCGGAGCCAGGCCCGGCCAGGGCCAGGATCGGCCCCTCCACGGTGGTAACGGCCTCTTGCTGGGCCTCGTTAAGTTCTGCCAAAAAGTCCATTCAGGGTTTGCTCCAGGGAATCAATCAAATCAGTATTGTACCATAAGGGGGGGAGAGGGGGCAAAGGCAAAGATTGATGTCTTGAATTATTGATCGGACCTTATTATTTTGACTCCTTGTTTCTTTTTGCTATACTCCGAGCCACCAAGAAACATCAGACATAAAAATCAAACTCCTCAATAAAACACCGGTCGCCTGGCCGGGAGCTGTCCCAATTTTTAGGCCATAGGGTAGGGACAGGACATTGTCCTGTCTCTACCACCAAAATTTTGGGATGCACCCCTGGCCAGGGGCAACAAAAACAGGATAGTGTGGTGATTTACGTCCTCTCAATTATTGCGATTCTGATCTCCTATCTTTGCGGTTCAATTCCGGTTGGTTACCTGGTGGCCCGGCTGTATGGCATTGACGTGACCGCGGCGGGCAGCGGCCGGACCGGCGGCACCAACGTTTTGCGGGCCGCCGGGCCAGTGGCCGCCGGTTTGACCGTGCTGGGAGATATGCTAAAAGGTTTGATCCCCATCTATCTGCTGGCAAGCGCCGGTTTTCCGGCGGTGGTGGTGGCCCTGGCCGCCAATGCCACGGTGATAGGCCACAACTACTCCCTTTTTTTGCGCTTTCGGGGCGGCGTGGGGGCCGGCACAGCCATTGGCGCCCTGGCCGGATTGTCTTTTCCGGTGGCTTTGATCACGGGCATCTGCGGACTGATTGGCCTGGCCTTGAGCGGCTACGCTTCCATCCTTTCGGCCACAATCGCCGTTTTTGCCCTCATTACGTTGATTGTCTCCGCGATAATCGGTCACACTCCCTATGCCTATATTGTCTTTGGCGCCATCAACCTGGCGGCTATGTTTTACGCCCTGCGGCCAAACTTCAGCCGGTTACGGGCCGGCACGGAGCGCAAAATAAGACGCAAAACCGAAAATACCAAGCCTATTGACGAGTAACCAGACCCTTAATCATGCTCCATAACCTGCAACTGTTCCGGCAGCGCCTTGCATAAGAGCGAAGAGTTATGCAATGCCCTTCTACTACATATAGGGTTAAAAAGGGGTTATGGCACAACATATAGTAGCTTATCTTGACATTCTGGCTTTTTTCAGTAGAGTCTAACCAAGAGGGTAAATTGTTCAATGGAGCACTATAACCAGTCAGGAGGGCACAAAGATGAGTGAAAAATATTTTGTGGCGGTGGCAGGCAATATTGGCGTTGGCAAAAGCACCCTGACCCAGCTACTGGTCGAAAATTTGCACTGGACGCCATTTTACGAAGCGGTTGACGACAACCCTTATTTAACCGACTTTTACCAGGACATGCGCCAATGGAGTTTCCACTCCCAAATCTTTTTTCTGTCGAGCCGCTTACGTAGCCATCGAGAAATCCTGAACCATCCTCACCCGGTGGTGCAAGACCGCAGCATCTACGAGGACGCCGAGATTTTTGCCCGCAACTTGTACGAACGGGGCAATATGTCGGAGCGAGATTTTAATGTGTATCGCGGCCTGTATCAAGAATTCATCCAGTTTTTGCCCCCGCCGGATTTGATCATTTACCTCAAGGCCAGCGTGCCCACTTTAATTGAGCGAATTTTGCGCCGGGGCCGGGAATTTGAACGGGATGTGTCGCCGCTCTACCTGCAACAGTTGAATGAACTCTATGACGCCTGGATTGAGGATTTTACCCTGTGCCCCGTGCTCACCGTGCCCGCCGACCAATTGGACTTTGTCCGCTTTGATGCCGATTTCAGTTACATTCAACAAAAAGTTATGGCCTGTCTGAACGGCCGGGCCAGGGTGTATCAGTAGTAGCTTATGCTCGTCCCCGCACAAAAGGTTAAGTTTTCCTATTGACCTTTTCTTAACCTCCCGGTATATTTAATACTGTCTCTTAATGGTCAAACTTTGGTCAAGCTTGAGCATGACCCTATTTGCTGTTTGATGATATAATTTTTTACCGGCGAGGGATGGTTCATAGAGCGCAACAAATCAACGCATTTTTTTTGACCGGCGACCGGGGGGCTATGACCAACGACCAACGACGAATGACCAGATTCGTTACGCATTTGATTGTTCGTCGTTGGTCGCCCGTCCCTCGTCGTTGGCGCTGTGAACCATTTCCCCAACGATCACTTAAATTTGGAGAAAATATGACGCTTAACCAACCGCTGCTCACCAAAGCCCCGGCCCCGGTAAATCCTCAACTTCAGCCGAAGTTGACGCTTGAGCAGGCGGCGCACCTCATTGACCGCTTGCAGCAGAATGTTAGCCAGGCGGTGGTGGTCAACCCCGAAAAATTAAAACTTATTCTCACCACCATCTTGGGCCAGGGACACTTGCTTTTGGAAGATGTGCCGGGCATCGGCAAAACCCTGGTAGCCAAGGCCCTGGCCCGCTCTATCAGCGCCCGTTTTAAACGAGTGCAGTGCACGCCGGACCTGCTGCCCAGCGACATTACCGGCGCTTCTATTTACAACCAAAAAGAACAGCGTTTTGTGTTTGCGCCCGGCCC
Proteins encoded in this window:
- a CDS encoding UvrD-helicase domain-containing protein; the protein is MDFLAELNEAQQEAVTTVEGPILALAGPGSGKTRALTHRIAYLIRAGHVAPWQIVAVTFTNKAAREMRSRLEEMLSAPQVSRLSVGTFHALCARWLRQEVEVLGQYDRNFVIFDSNDQLAVVKRALRELDLDEKQWKPNPIHYTISKSKNELISPEQFSARTYQEEIMARVYERYQQILVENNALDFDDLLLVTHRLFRRHERVLEKYQQKYLHVLVDEFQDTNMVQYELTKMLAAAHRNIFVVGDLDQSIYSWRGADYRNVLRFREDYPDHKLIRLSQNYRSTETILTAAQHVIRQNQHRIENELFTERGRGPQIRIVEAYNEWEEARFVADEILRLQSTERISPGDVAVMYRINAQSRILEETFIGRGMPYLLVRGTRFYDRKEIKDALAYLRLVHNPEDSVSLGRVINVPPRAIGQKTIGDLEQWAFQLGTTPWQAIQQVVADEEVGQAEADEANPGADLTAAPFKSRARKSLVAFGQLMNLLISAKKKLTLPELFDLTLARTGYKNFVNDHTPEGEERWENLQELRRVAEEFAGAAGDEALAEFLERVALVSDVDALVEEGAATAMLTLHTAKGLEFPVVFIIGMEEGLCPHSRSFNDVEQMEEERRLTYVGMTRAKDQLYLTRAFRRASYGFEELTIPSSFLADIPAELVDDNSRRSRSGSARTGLAASQPAVSPVSTRWGQSGEVDASPKAASYKAGDQVYHQKFGEGTVIGVEMEGSEEYVQVAFPQQGIKKLAASFAPLEKR
- a CDS encoding glycerol-3-phosphate acyltransferase, whose product is MIYVLSIIAILISYLCGSIPVGYLVARLYGIDVTAAGSGRTGGTNVLRAAGPVAAGLTVLGDMLKGLIPIYLLASAGFPAVVVALAANATVIGHNYSLFLRFRGGVGAGTAIGALAGLSFPVALITGICGLIGLALSGYASILSATIAVFALITLIVSAIIGHTPYAYIVFGAINLAAMFYALRPNFSRLRAGTERKIRRKTENTKPIDE
- a CDS encoding deoxynucleoside kinase, with amino-acid sequence MSEKYFVAVAGNIGVGKSTLTQLLVENLHWTPFYEAVDDNPYLTDFYQDMRQWSFHSQIFFLSSRLRSHREILNHPHPVVQDRSIYEDAEIFARNLYERGNMSERDFNVYRGLYQEFIQFLPPPDLIIYLKASVPTLIERILRRGREFERDVSPLYLQQLNELYDAWIEDFTLCPVLTVPADQLDFVRFDADFSYIQQKVMACLNGRARVYQ